Genomic window (Saccharothrix australiensis):
CCGCTCCCGAAGGCCAACGGCCTCGTCGGCAGAGTCGTCCAGGCGCTGGACTACCGGGGGCTGCACGACACCATCACCGGCAGTCCGGCGCCACCGCGCCCCGTGCCGTTCTTCCAGTTCGGCGCGCTCCCGCTGGAGATGTCCGGCCTGACCGACCACGCCCTGTTCACCCTGCCGGTGCCCCAGCGCCGGCTGGAGGAGGTGCTGGAGCAGCACGGCGGCGTCGAGGTCCGGCGCGGCCACGAGGTGCGGGACGTCGTCCAGGACGACGACCACGTGACCCTCGACGTGTCCGGCCCCGACGGCGAGTACCGGCTCACCGCCCGCTACGTCGTGGGCGCGGACGGCGGCCACAGCGTGATCCGCAAACGCGCCGGCATCGGGTTCCCCGGCGTCACCGACGACGGCTTCACCCACCGCACCGGCCAGGTGGTGATCCACGAGCCGGTCGCCGACCACGCCACGGGCCGGCTCGACGTGCCCGGCCTGGGCGTCCTGTGGCCCGGCACCTTCCACCGCACCGAGCGCGGCGTCTTCGCGTTCGCCATGTTCCAGCCGGGCATCTACCGCATCGCCATGATCGAGCGGGGCGGCACCGGCCTGACCAACACCGACGAGATGCCGCTGGACGAGCTGCGCGCGGCCGCGCGGCGGGTGCTGGGTGTCGAGCTGCCGATGAGCGAACCGCGCGGCGGCCACCCGTCGGCGCTCAACCGCCGGGCCGAGGGCACGAACTCCCGCCTGGCCGACCGCTACCGCGTGGGCCGGGTGCTCCTGGTGGGCGACTCGGCCCACGTCCACTCCGGGGTCGGCGGCCCCGGTCTCAACCTGGGCCTCCAGGACGCGCTCAACCTGGGGTGGAAACTGGCGGCCGAGATCGACGGCTGGGCGCCGCCGGGCCTGCTCGACACCTACGAGTCGGAGCGCAGGCCGGTGGGCCAACGCGTCATCACCCACAGCCGGGCCCAGATGGCCCTGCTCGCGGAAGGCCCGAACATCACCGCGCTGCGCGACGTCCTCACCGAACTCCTCCAGGACGAGCCCGCGATCCGCCGCCTCTCCGACCTGATGTCGGGCGCGGACACCGTCTACGACATGGGCACGTCGACGCACCCGCTGATCGGGCGCTGGATGCCCGACCTCCCGCTGTCCGGCACCACGCGCGTCGCGCACGTGTGCCGAACGGGCCGCCCGCTGCTCTTCGACTTCGCCGATCGCGCCGACCTGCGTGCGCGAGCCACCCCGTGGACGGACCGCGTGGACGTCGTCACCACCACGACACCCGCGCCACCCGCCGAGGCGGTGCTCGTCAGACCGGACGGCTACGTGGCCTGGGCGGGCGGAGACCCCGAGGAGCTGGTCAAGGCCCTGGGGAGGTGGTTCGGCGACCCGCGCGAGGTTCCCGCGCCGTCGTACGGGTGAGCGCTCAGAGCCCGAACCGGGGTCGGGTGAAAGGCCAGTCGCGCGCGATCCACCGCGGGACGAAGGCGTCCAGCGCCCGTTCGAGGTCGGTGCCGACGTACTCGTCCACGACCCACCACGCGATGAGCGCGTCCTCCACCAACCCAACCCCCGCCGAACCACTGCCTGCCGAACCGCTACCCACCGAACCACTGCTGCCCACCGACCCGCTCCCCGGCGGGTCGAGGTAGACACAGCCGAGCAGGGCCGTCTCGTCGTTGTCGAACAGGGCGTAGTTGAACGACTGGTGCGCCTCGGCTTCCCGCTCGTGGCGGGCGAGGTCGGCGCGGTCCTGCTCGTAGGTCATCGTCGCGGGCGGCCAGTGCCACTGCTCGCCGAACAACGACCACAACCGCTCCCTCGACCCCATGACGGCCGGGTAGTCGAGGTCCACATCGGACTCCCGGATCGGCCTGAGGTGGTGGCCCGTGCCGAGGTCGACGCGGGTGGGGTGGGTGTAGTCGGACGGCAGCCAGGACATGGGCGGGATTCTGCGTCAGCCGTGTCCGAGCCACCAAACGAGTTCGCCGCCGGCCCGTCTCCCGACAGGCCGGCGGCGATGTCCACCGAAAACCAGTGGCACGACGAAAGGAGGACCTCGACACTGCACCGATGACCCTGTCCGATGGACTGGTGCTGCGCACCGCGGAGCCACGTGACCTCGACCAGATCGGCGCGCTGCTGACCGAGCGCGGCGAGCCGGCCGACGCGGTGGACCACCGGCTCGTCGTCGAGGACCCGGACGCCGGGTGGGAGGCGTGCGCGGTCGTCGTGGACGGTGACCGCGTGGTGTCCACCGCCACCCTCCTGGACGAGACGCTCGTCCTGGGCGGTGTGGAGATCCCGGCCGGGCAGGTCGAACTGGTCGCCACCCACCGCGACTACGAGGGGCGCGGGCTGGTCCGGGCGTTGATGGGGTGGGCGCACGAGCGTTCGGCGGCGCGCGGGCAGTTGGTGAACGTGATGCTCGGCATCCCGTACTTCTACCGGCAGTTCGGCTACACCTACGCGATCCCGATCGCGCCGGAACGGCCGGTGGTCGGCGCACCGCCGCCCTCACCCGCCGCGACGGGGAAGGCCGCGCCCGACACGGAACGGGAAACCGCCCGCGGCGCGGCACAGGACGACGCGGCACAGGACGGCGCTGCACAGGGCACGACATCCGACACGATGCGGGCAGCCGCCCCGCGTGACACCGTGCGGGAGGCCACAGCGGACGACATCCCCGCGATGGCGCGGCTCCAAGCCGCCGAGCAGGCACGCGCCGACCTGTGGATGCCGCACTCGGCTCCGTTGTGGCGCTGGCTCGTGGCCCGTGACGGCAGCACGCAGTGGCTCGTGGAGCGCGACGGCGTGCCGGTCGGCACCGCTCGGTCGACGCCTCCGCACGAGGGCGTGCGGCTGTGCGACGTGGCTGCGGTGGACGCCGCTGCCGTGCACGCGCTGCTCGCGCACACCGGGGCGACGAGTGCGAACGAGCGTCCCGGCACGGTGGGTGGGGACGCGTTGGAGCCGTTCCTCGGGCCGGCGCCGGAAGACGCGCAGTCGTACTACGTGCGCGTCGCCGATCCGGTGGCGCTGCTGGAACACCTGCGCCCGGTGTTCGGGCGGAGGTTGGCCGGGTCGCCGTTCGCCGACGCGGAGGGCGAGGCGGTCGTGTCGTTCTACCGCTCCCACGTCCGCCTGCCCTACCGGGCCGGCGAGGTGGGTCCGGTCGTCGCCGGCGGCACCATGCAGGCCCCCGGCGCGGCGGGTGGCGCGGGCGTGGCCCCGGACCTCCTGCCGTCGCTGCTGTTCGGCCCGCACGGGCTGCGCGGTCTGACGGCGAGGTTCGCCGACGTCTACCCCGGCCCGAACGCGGACCTGATGCACACCCTCTTCCCACCCGTGCGCAGCGACCTGCTGACCTTCTACATGCCGTGACCGGGAGCCGCGCGCTCCGATTACAGACCCATGCCACACGCGGACAACCCGGCGTCCGGTGCGGCACCACACCACCCCGCGCAGTCGGTGCCACTCGCCCGCGCCGGTTCGTTCCGCGCCGGTTCGGTCCGCGCCGGTTCGGTCGCCGCCGGTTCGCTCCACACCGGCTCACCGGCTCCTCACGCACCGATTCGCCCTGTGCGCGTGCACGCCGCCCGAATGAAGGGTCCGCCCCGCCCCTCGCAGGCCCACGGCGGCAGACTGGCCACGTGACCGACTACGCCTCCGTGCTGTCCACCCTGCGCCAGGTCCGCGGCCTCAGCCCGTTCTTCGCCCTGGACGTCGGTCGGCCACCCGGGACCGGTCCAGGCGGTGATGGTTGGCTGCCCGGCGACGCGTTGCTCGACGGGTCGGCGTTGCCGCGCACGGTGGAGGCCATCGCCGAGCGGTACCGGACCGGGGAGGACCGGGTCGCCGCGTCGTTGTTCTTCCTCAGCTTCACGGCTCGGCTGCTGTGCCCGACGGTGGCCGCCCACGCCGTCGGCGGGGTGGCCCCGGACATCCGGCCCGGCAACCTGTGGTGGCGCTACGGGCCGGACGGGCTGCGCGTGCGGATCGCGGAGCCGGTCGCCGGCGTGGGTGTCGTCGAGTCGTTGGAGCCGGTGGTGGCGGCGATCCGCGAGGTCGTGCCGGTCGCCCGCGGGTTGTTGTGGGGCAACGCGGCGTCCTCCATCGCCGGCGCGTTGCGGACGGTCGGGCGCAGCGGTGTCGCGTCGGTCGAGGACTGCCTCGCTTTGGGTGCCCGGCTGTTGGGCGATCCGCCGTTGCGCGGTTCGGGCGAGTTCATCCCGTTCCCCGGCGAGGTCGTGTTCCGGCGGCGCAGCTGCTGCCTCTACTACCGCGTCGACGGCGGTGGGACGTGCGGCGACTGCCCTCTGCCCGCGCGGTGAGCCCGACGAGGTAGGGAACGTCGCCCGGTTCCGGCGAGGCCGGGAGCGGCACTCGGTTTCCGCTGGGGTCGGGAGCGCGCTCGGTTGCCGGCCGGTGTGTTCCGGTCGGGGCTTCAGCGCAGTGCTCCGGGCACTGGACACCGGCGTCGATCCCACTGGGGTCCCGAGCCGCGCCGACGGTGGGCCGAGACACCCTCGAACGCACTGCCGCGCGCCCCCGAACGCGGTGCCGGGCGCGGTGCCGCGCGTCCTCGAACGCGGTACCGGGCGCGGTTGCCCGCGCGCCCCTAACGCGGTGCCGGGTGCGCTGTCGGGTGCCCTCGAACTCGGTGCCGGGCGCGGGTGTCCGGCTCGTTTTCCGAGGCAGGTTCGCCTGCGGGTGGTAGTCGGGGCCGGGTGGATGACAACTCGTCTGGCCGGTTGTGCCGGACGGTCGCGGGCACTTACGGTTCCAGCGCCGCGGTGGACGGGAAGCCGGTGGGAATCCGGCGCGGTCCTCGCCACTGTGACCGGGAAGCCAACTCGCCGAGCACGTCACTGGCCGCGCCTGCGGCTGGGAAGACGCGGGGACGGTGTCGATCCGGGAGTCAGGAGACCGGCCGCGGCGCGCGTTGTTGTTGACCTTCCACGAGGTATGGAGGAGGCCGTCATGACGAGCCCCGCACATCCCCTTCGCTTACCCCGGTGGGCCTACGCCGTCGCGCTGGTCGCACTGGTCGTCACCTGGCTGGTCCTCCAGGAGAACGGCCTGGCGCTCGGCCACTCCGCCGAGGCGCTGCACGAGTTCTTCCACGACGGGCGGCACGCGCTCGGCGTCCCGTGCCACTAGGGCCTGCCGTGAACAGCCACGTGGACGACTATCGGAGCGTGTTGCTGCGCGGCATCGGCGCGGGTGGTGTCGCCGGTCTGCTCGCGGGCCTGGTCGGACTCGTCGTCGTGGAGGTGCCGATCCGCGCGGCGCTGGCGGTCGAGGAGGCCCGTGCCGCGGCCGAACCGGCCGGGTCGGGCGGGCACGACCACGGTGAACTGGTCGGTCGGGGCGCGCAGCTCGTCGGTGGCGTCCTGGCGGCGGTGATCGTCGGGTTGGCGGTGGGCGCGCTGTTCGCCACCGCGTACGCCGGGTCCCGCCGGTGGTTCGCCGGTCGGCCGCCGTTCAGCCGCAGCGTGTCCCTGGCGGCGGCGGTGTTCGGGGCGGCGGCGCTGCTGCCGGCGGTCAAGTACCCGGCCAACCCGCCAGCGGTGGGCGACCCGGCGACGGTCGGGTACCGGACGGTGCTCTACCTGGGGCTGATCGCGGCCGGTCTGCTGGTGGTGGCCGGGGCGAGCCTGCTGGCGTCCCGGTTGGGCCACCTGAGCGGGCCGGTGCGGTCGACGGTGGTGGCGCTGGCGGTGGTCGCGGCGGGCACGCTGCTCCTGCTGGTGTTCCCCGCGCCGCCGGACGCGATACCGGCGGACATGCCGAGCGCCGTCCTGTGGGAGTTCCGGCTCGCGTCGCTCGCCGAGACGGCCACGCTGTGGCTCGGGCTGGGCGTGGTGTTCGGGTTGCTGGTCGACCCGGCGGTGCGCGCGGACAAGGTGCGGGAGGGCGCTGTCCCGGCCTGACCGGGACGCGCGCCGGGCTGGTCTTGCCCTGGACCGGACGCGCGCCAGGCTCGTCGTGCCCTGGGCGGGATCGCACCCGCCGGGGCACGACAACGCCTTCCGGCACGACGACACCATTCCGCCGCCCAAGGCAGGCCGGCGCGGCGGCACGGCAACACCTCGGCACGGCAACACCTCGGCACGGCAACACCTCGGCACGGCACGGCACGCCTCGCGGCACCCGCTCCGGGGCCGGCATCGGGCCACGGGCGTGCCGGGGTCAGGCGCGCAGCGCGGTCAGCACGTCGAGGTCGACCCCGACCAGGGACTCGCGGAAGACCCGCCGCTCCCCCGACGGCACCGGCACGTCGCACGGCACGACCAGGACGGTGCACCCGGCCGCGACCGCCGACGCGACACCGGTCGGCGAGTCCTCGACCGCCACGCACGCCGAGGCGTCCACCCCCAGCAGCCGCGCCGCCTTGAGGTACGGGTCGGGCAGGGGCTTGTTGCGGCCCTCCACCTCGTCACCGCACACGGTCACGTCGAACAGGTCCCGCCCGATGGTGTCCAGGGCGACCTCGGTCAGCCCCCGCTCGGTGGACGTCACCAGCGCCATCGGCACGCCCGACGCGCGGACGGCCCGCAGTGCGTCCCGCGCGCCCGGCCGCCACGGCAGCCCCTCGCGGAACACCTCCTCGGTGCGGCGCATGATCCAGGCCGCGCCGTCCGCCGTCTCCTCCTCGGTCGGCGTGACGCCCACCTCGGCGAACAGCAGCGCCATCGTGGTCGGCACGTTCGACCCGACCATCGCCTGCCGCGTCGCCAACGACAGCGTGCCGCCCAGCTTCTCCGCGAACTCGTAGAGCGGGATGTCCCACAGCTTCTCCGAGTCCAGCAGCGTGCCGTCCATGTCCCACAGCACCGCTTCGACGTTCACCGCGCACCTCTCCACGTCCACCACCCGTACTTGCCGGTCGATCCGCGCGGCGCACGCCCGGTCACCCCGCCGCGAGGGCGGGGCCGGGCGTGCGCGGTCACGCGTTGAAGTACTTCGCCTCGGGGTGGTGCGCCACGAAGGCGTCGGTGGACTGCTCGGGGTGCAGCTGCAACTCCTCCGACAGCCGCACGCCGATCCGCTCCGGCTCCAGCAGCTCCACGACCTTGACCCGGTCCTCCATGTCCGGGCACGCGCCGTAGCCCAGCGAGTAGCGGGCGCCCCGGTAACCGAGCTTGAAGAACTCCTCGACGTCGTCCGGGTCCTCGCTCGCCACCGGCGAGCCGTCGGACCAGCGCAGCTCCTCGCGGATGCGCCGGTGCCAGTACTCGGCCAGCGCCTCGGTCAGCTGCACGCCGAGTCCGTGCACCTCCAGGTACTCCCGGTAGGCGTCCTTGGCGAACAGCTCGTTGGCGTGGTCGGCGATCGCCTGCCCCATCGTGACCAGGTGGAACGCGACGACGTCCACCTCGCCGGACTCGCGCGGCCGCCAGAAGTCGGCCAGGCACAGCCTGCGGTCGCGCTTCTGGCGGGGGAAGGTGAACCGCAGCCGCTCGGGCGCGTCGGGCCTCGGTTCGGTCAGCACCACCAGCGAGTCGCCCTCGGAGACGCACGGGAAGTACCCGTAGACGACCGCCGCGTGCGCCAGCACGCCCTCGGTGGCCAGCCGGTCCAGCCAGTACCGCAGGCGGGGCCTGCCCTCGGTCTCGACCAGCTCCTCGTAGGTGGGTCCGCCGCCGCGCGAGCCCTTGAGCCCCCACTGGCCCATGAACGTGGCCCGCTCGTCGAGCATCGCCGAGTAGTCGGCCAGCGGCACGCCCTTGACCACGCGGGTGCCCCAGAAGGGCGGCGTCGGGATCGGCACGTCCACGGCCACGTCCGAGCGCCCCACCTCGGGCGGCTCCTCCCGCGCGGCCTTGCGCTCGGCGGCGATGCGCAGCGACCGGGCGCGCCGCGCCTTGCGCTCGGCGGCCTTGCGCTCGGCCTCGGGGTCGGGCGCGGGCGACTCGCCGCGCTTGGCGGCCATGATCGCGTCCATCAGCCGCAGGCCCTCGAACGCGTCCCGCGCGTAGCGCACCTCGCCCAGGTACAGGTCGGTCAGGTCGTTCTCGACGTACGCCCTGGTCAGCGCCGCGCCGCCGAGCAGGACCGGCCACCGCGCGGAGACGCCGCGCGAGTTCATCTCCTCCAGGTTCTCCTTCATGATCACCGTGGACTTGACCAGCAGGCCGGACATGCCGATGGCGTCGGCGCGGTGCTCCTCGGCGGCGTCGAGGATCGCGTTGATGGGCTGCTTGATGCCGATGTTGACGACTTCGTAGCCGTTGTTGGACAGGATGATGTCCACCAGGTTCTTGCCGATGTCGTGCACGTCGCCCTTGACCGTGGCGAGCACGATGCGGCCCTTGCCGCCGTCGTCGGACCGCTCCATGTGCGGTTCCAGGTAGGCGACGGCGGACTTCATGACCTCGGCGGACTGGAGCACGAACGGCAGCTGCATCTGGCCGGAGCCGAACAGCTCGCCGACCGTCTTCATGCCCGACAGCAGGGTGTCGTTGATGATCTGCAGCGCCGGGCGCTCCCGGAGCGCCTCCTCCAGGTCGGCTTCCAGGCCGTTGCGCTCGCCGTCGACGATCCGGCGCTCCAGCCGCGCGAACAGCGGCAGGGCCGCCAGCTCCTCGGCCCGCGACGCCCGGCTGGAGGACGTGCTGACGCCCTCGAACAGGCTCATCAGCTTCTGCAGCGGGTCGTAGCCCTCGCGGCGGCGGTCGTAGACGAGGTCCAGCGCCACCGCGCGCTGCTCGTCGGGGATGCGCGCCATCGGGATGATCTTCGACGCGTGCACGATGGCCGTGTCCAGGCCCGCCTGCACGCACTCGTGCAGGAACACCGAGTTCAGCACCTGCCGGGCGGCCGGGTTCAGGCCGAACGACACGTTCGAGATGCCCAGCGTCGTCTGCACCTCGGGGTAGCGGCGCTTGAGCTCGCGGATGGCCTCGATCGTCTCCAGGGCGTCCCTGCGCACCTCCTCCTGACCGGTGGAGATGGGGAAGGTGAGCGTGTCGATGACGATGTCGCCGGTGCGCACGCCCCAGTTGCGCGTCAGGTCCTCGATCAGGCGGACGGCGACGCGCACCTTCCACTCGGCGGTGCGGGCCTGGCCCTCCTCGTCGATGCACAGGCCGACGACGGCCGCGCCGTGCTCGGACACCAGCCGCATGATCCGCTGGAACCGGGAGTCGGGGCCGTCGCCGTCCTCGTAGTTGACCGAGTTGACGGCGCAGCGCCCGCCCAGGCACTCCAGGCCGGCGCGCAGCACCTCGGGCTCGGTCGAGTCGAGCATGATCGGCAGCGTGGACGCGGTGGCGAGCCTGCTCGCGAGCTGCCGCATGTCGTCGGCGCCGTCGCGGCCCACGTAGTCGACGTTGAGGTCGAGCAGGTGCGCGCCGTCGCGGGTCTGGTCGCGGGCGATCTCCAGGCAGTCGTCGAACCGGCCGGCGAGCA
Coding sequences:
- a CDS encoding FAD-dependent monooxygenase — encoded protein: MDTDVVIVGAGPNGLMLANELLLAGVRPTVLEALPERHPLPKANGLVGRVVQALDYRGLHDTITGSPAPPRPVPFFQFGALPLEMSGLTDHALFTLPVPQRRLEEVLEQHGGVEVRRGHEVRDVVQDDDHVTLDVSGPDGEYRLTARYVVGADGGHSVIRKRAGIGFPGVTDDGFTHRTGQVVIHEPVADHATGRLDVPGLGVLWPGTFHRTERGVFAFAMFQPGIYRIAMIERGGTGLTNTDEMPLDELRAAARRVLGVELPMSEPRGGHPSALNRRAEGTNSRLADRYRVGRVLLVGDSAHVHSGVGGPGLNLGLQDALNLGWKLAAEIDGWAPPGLLDTYESERRPVGQRVITHSRAQMALLAEGPNITALRDVLTELLQDEPAIRRLSDLMSGADTVYDMGTSTHPLIGRWMPDLPLSGTTRVAHVCRTGRPLLFDFADRADLRARATPWTDRVDVVTTTTPAPPAEAVLVRPDGYVAWAGGDPEELVKALGRWFGDPREVPAPSYG
- a CDS encoding CbtB domain-containing protein — translated: MTSPAHPLRLPRWAYAVALVALVVTWLVLQENGLALGHSAEALHEFFHDGRHALGVPCH
- a CDS encoding (2Fe-2S)-binding protein, giving the protein MTDYASVLSTLRQVRGLSPFFALDVGRPPGTGPGGDGWLPGDALLDGSALPRTVEAIAERYRTGEDRVAASLFFLSFTARLLCPTVAAHAVGGVAPDIRPGNLWWRYGPDGLRVRIAEPVAGVGVVESLEPVVAAIREVVPVARGLLWGNAASSIAGALRTVGRSGVASVEDCLALGARLLGDPPLRGSGEFIPFPGEVVFRRRSCCLYYRVDGGGTCGDCPLPAR
- a CDS encoding HAD family hydrolase, with the protein product MDGTLLDSEKLWDIPLYEFAEKLGGTLSLATRQAMVGSNVPTTMALLFAEVGVTPTEEETADGAAWIMRRTEEVFREGLPWRPGARDALRAVRASGVPMALVTSTERGLTEVALDTIGRDLFDVTVCGDEVEGRNKPLPDPYLKAARLLGVDASACVAVEDSPTGVASAVAAGCTVLVVPCDVPVPSGERRVFRESLVGVDLDVLTALRA
- a CDS encoding N-acetyltransferase; this encodes MSWLPSDYTHPTRVDLGTGHHLRPIRESDVDLDYPAVMGSRERLWSLFGEQWHWPPATMTYEQDRADLARHEREAEAHQSFNYALFDNDETALLGCVYLDPPGSGSVGSSGSVGSGSAGSGSAGVGLVEDALIAWWVVDEYVGTDLERALDAFVPRWIARDWPFTRPRFGL
- the metH gene encoding methionine synthase translates to MPDRVSSPLLDALADRVVVADGAMGTMLQAVDLSLDDFAGHEGCNEILNVTRPDVVRQVHRGYLSVGADAVETNTFGANLANLAEYGIQDRIFDLSRRGAALAREVADEFAEPGRPRFVLGSVGPGTKLPTLGHAPYATLRDAYVEQVRGLLLGGVDAVIVETSQDLLQTKAAVVGAKRAMAAEGVRVPIIAQVTVETTGTMLLGSEIGAALTALEPLGIDLIGLNCATGPAEMSEHLRQLAKHARVPLSVMPNAGLPELGPRGAVYPLTPEELAAALTGFVTEFGARLVGGCCGTTTEHVRQVVDAVRDLRPAARRPRPEPGVSSLYQAVPFRQDASVLMIGERTNANGSKAFREAMLAGRFDDCLEIARDQTRDGAHLLDLNVDYVGRDGADDMRQLASRLATASTLPIMLDSTEPEVLRAGLECLGGRCAVNSVNYEDGDGPDSRFQRIMRLVSEHGAAVVGLCIDEEGQARTAEWKVRVAVRLIEDLTRNWGVRTGDIVIDTLTFPISTGQEEVRRDALETIEAIRELKRRYPEVQTTLGISNVSFGLNPAARQVLNSVFLHECVQAGLDTAIVHASKIIPMARIPDEQRAVALDLVYDRRREGYDPLQKLMSLFEGVSTSSSRASRAEELAALPLFARLERRIVDGERNGLEADLEEALRERPALQIINDTLLSGMKTVGELFGSGQMQLPFVLQSAEVMKSAVAYLEPHMERSDDGGKGRIVLATVKGDVHDIGKNLVDIILSNNGYEVVNIGIKQPINAILDAAEEHRADAIGMSGLLVKSTVIMKENLEEMNSRGVSARWPVLLGGAALTRAYVENDLTDLYLGEVRYARDAFEGLRLMDAIMAAKRGESPAPDPEAERKAAERKARRARSLRIAAERKAAREEPPEVGRSDVAVDVPIPTPPFWGTRVVKGVPLADYSAMLDERATFMGQWGLKGSRGGGPTYEELVETEGRPRLRYWLDRLATEGVLAHAAVVYGYFPCVSEGDSLVVLTEPRPDAPERLRFTFPRQKRDRRLCLADFWRPRESGEVDVVAFHLVTMGQAIADHANELFAKDAYREYLEVHGLGVQLTEALAEYWHRRIREELRWSDGSPVASEDPDDVEEFFKLGYRGARYSLGYGACPDMEDRVKVVELLEPERIGVRLSEELQLHPEQSTDAFVAHHPEAKYFNA
- a CDS encoding CbtA family protein translates to MDDYRSVLLRGIGAGGVAGLLAGLVGLVVVEVPIRAALAVEEARAAAEPAGSGGHDHGELVGRGAQLVGGVLAAVIVGLAVGALFATAYAGSRRWFAGRPPFSRSVSLAAAVFGAAALLPAVKYPANPPAVGDPATVGYRTVLYLGLIAAGLLVVAGASLLASRLGHLSGPVRSTVVALAVVAAGTLLLLVFPAPPDAIPADMPSAVLWEFRLASLAETATLWLGLGVVFGLLVDPAVRADKVREGAVPA
- a CDS encoding GNAT family N-acetyltransferase; its protein translation is MTLSDGLVLRTAEPRDLDQIGALLTERGEPADAVDHRLVVEDPDAGWEACAVVVDGDRVVSTATLLDETLVLGGVEIPAGQVELVATHRDYEGRGLVRALMGWAHERSAARGQLVNVMLGIPYFYRQFGYTYAIPIAPERPVVGAPPPSPAATGKAAPDTERETARGAAQDDAAQDGAAQGTTSDTMRAAAPRDTVREATADDIPAMARLQAAEQARADLWMPHSAPLWRWLVARDGSTQWLVERDGVPVGTARSTPPHEGVRLCDVAAVDAAAVHALLAHTGATSANERPGTVGGDALEPFLGPAPEDAQSYYVRVADPVALLEHLRPVFGRRLAGSPFADAEGEAVVSFYRSHVRLPYRAGEVGPVVAGGTMQAPGAAGGAGVAPDLLPSLLFGPHGLRGLTARFADVYPGPNADLMHTLFPPVRSDLLTFYMP